Genomic DNA from Larus michahellis chromosome 3, bLarMic1.1, whole genome shotgun sequence:
CTAGGAGGACCACAGGAGGACCACATGAAAGGTGAGGACAGCAGGAAAGATCTCCAATAACAAAGCATCTGCTGTTCTGCCTTTGGATATCGGTGAGGGGTAGAACATAAAAAGTGAAGCTTCTGTCTGCCCGTGGGTCGAGAAGCTTTAGAGGTAGCACAGCACTCTCCCAATATAGGTCCCTGCTGGACTGGCAAAGGCAgctagaggaaaacaaagagtCATCCAACTCTCAATCAAGAAATCAAATCTCAGTTTGGGTTGGACATGGTCCCATCCTAAGCGGTACCGAGACCCTCTATCTGTTGTTGAAgtttgcagcagcagaagaggattCTATGTCTCACAGGATGTATTTAAAAGTTTGAGGAATCTGACTTTGCAAAACCAGTATGTCACACTTTGTGATCTGAGTTTTGTAGCAATAAGATCTAGTGTTTCAGGTCCCTGCTGAGGCTGTGGATCCAGACCCAAGTCAAATTTAGTTTAAAGCTCCTTTTCTGATCTGCAAAGCAGTCACCAAGTTGAGTTAGCTGGCATTTGACTCTCAGCTGAATGCAAAGCCCATCCCTTCAAAGCAGAGTTGGGGAAATCTCCTACCTGCAAGGCAAAGGATTTCAGCTGTGGACTTCATTATGGCTGCACCTGCATGAAACTTCTTTAgccctctctttccttcccttacCATCTTCAGCATCcacacttctttttcctctgtccctCCAGTGCTACCCTCATCTTGCCTGCCACCCTggtgctctgctccctccttgctGCCTGCTGGTGGTGTTTCTCCTtactctgccccctcccctcctgaAGGAAGGTCAAGAAACCCTGAACTGTGGCATAGACTACCAGGAACGGGATGGAGCTGTTAAAATCCTTATTTGGGCTTTGAGGAATAATGCTATGAGGAAGGTGTGAGGGAAGCACTCGGTGCTTCCAGGCATCAGTGATGCCAGGATGCTCTTTTTAACACTGAATAGCTTCATTACACGTCTTTCTCAGCTACAAATACAACTAGGGAGAGTATTTTCATTGAAATGTACAAACAGAAGAAGAcaatcacacaaaaaaaatgccaTAGCTGTGGATAATagtttttcagtgtatttttatattgtattttcatttcGAGATTCAAAATAACTTTCCTTCACAAAGgacaaacaaaaatatccaaCCCAGCAATACCTACGAATGAACTGAAGCCTCAGAAGGCTGCAATTCTGTGTCTCACCGCTGGATGGTGATGCACAACTTATTTTTGTGAAAGTCCGACGTTTTCTAAAGATACAGTTTTGCTGGGATACACGGTATTTTGCTGGGGCAGTGTGAATATTCTCTGCTAGTCCAAAGATTGAGAcaagaacaaaaaccaaaaccaaaaccagaatgcTTTTGGACACTCAAACTGTTGTTCATGATCATTTGCCTACTTTTTGTAATGACCTCAACTGGTTTAATAACTTCATTTACAGCTTTAATGATTTCAGATGTAACTACTGAAACACAAACTAGTCTTTGTGTTTTCCAAGTTCCCgtgaaaaatggaggaaaaaaaaaaataagatcatcTGCTCCAACAAAGGATGCGTTTGTCTCACGCGAAATCCTCACTGCACATCGACAGTGTTAACCCATCGCTGCATTTGCACTCTGGTGTGTTGTCTACTTAAGGTTGTATTTTTAgctgtattgttttatttttagtctcTGGAAAGTGTTTATACTATTGTATATCAAAAAATCATGTCCTCATACGGAGAAAGGTACAGAAAGAGAGAACAAGATATTAAATATCTAGGCATTTGTAGATCAGTCTTGTACCTGTTAATTGATTTACTTTGTGAAGAGCTCTCATTGAAAGCAGGACTCTATTTTGCTGTGGACTGAAGTCACTAATGGATGGGAGGACGTCCCCTTCAGTGAGCATCCTCTGGGGCAGGAAAGACTGGAACTCGTTTGTAGTCTGTAAATCTGTAGAGAAGTGTGTGGCTGCAATGAAATCTACAGCATTAGCCCAGTCTTCACCAAAATTTGCTTCTGGATCAGAGAGATATTTTAACCTggaagagataaaaagaaaaatgtaacagATAATTGAAATGTACTGTAGAACATATTTATCCCAAATTATGTTTTGTTCAGTATAAAATCCTGAGTGGTCTCAATGTCACAATGAATTAAAGCCTACTTCAGCATTTTACACCTAATTTCTGCTGGCATGGCTGCCTCTGCCCAGACTAGACACAGCTCCTGACTCTGGCTGCAGGTCCCAGAGAGGAATCAACGTCTCCTGTTAAACCCACAGCCTGCCCACCCATGGCAGCCTGGGCAGCCATCTCTCACTGGTCATCCCATGCTCCAAGAGAGCGGAAGGAAGAGTAGAGCCTAAAGAGCAGAGGTCTAAAGTGACTTTGTTGGGATACTGTCCTTCCAAAGAGGCATGGAGGTAGGAAGATCCCCCTGGGCCACCTCTCTCATCCCGGTACCTGTCCTGGAACTTGGGCAGCGCGTAAGCAATGGAGGAAACGTGCGCTCTCCACATGAGATGGAGGGCATCATCCATTTTGAAGGAGGAGAAGGTTGCAGGGCTCCCAGCTTTGTGTTCTGTAGACAACAGATACTGCAGCAACGGGGAGGAAAAATGGCAGAGAAATAGGGTGGTGtttaaaccaaattaatttttcagacttATGCACATATCTCACAAAATACTAACTTTGCAAGCTAAGGGAAATTGCTTTTGAGTAGTTAGAATGTGTTGCTTTGTAAGTAACTATAATGTCTGACATAGGGAGAAAAAGACCATTAATATAGATTTATAAAGTGAATACATATCCCCACTGAAGTTAACTGGAGTTGCCGTTCTTTGACTTCAACAGAGTGAGGGTTTTGCCCACATAATCTAGGTATTCTGTCACAATAATTCAATTGACTTTTGTATCTGAGTGCCATGGAAGCTTCTGAGCTGTAATACTGGGTTCCTTGAAAACCTGTTTATGCTCTTTCAGCTACAGCTTTCTGGAGATTTTCAGAAAGTAGGAAAACGATTCTTAATGGTTATCATTATGGCTATTTGAGGAGTAGATCTTCTATTATAACTTCTGAAATATAATGCTTAGGAAAAATaatcttaagaaaacaaattcagtCTTGCTCCTAAAACCTCTACCTTCAGTCACGGTTGCCAAGAGGGACTTATGGTTTAAATTTTCTGATCATTATCAATTATTCGCCTGCCAATAAAAATCTTGAATATAGAAGTCTATCTATAAAAATAGCTATTGAATGTACGATGTAAGAAATATTGGGATTAGGGAACAGCTgaatgaggaggaaagagaatATCTACTTGCATAAACAAGTGTTCTTCTGAATGAAGTTCCAGCATTTTCAGGTTTTTAGATGTTCAAAAGAATAAATGAACCATATAAAACCAATGCAAGGCCATTTCTCAAGGGTGATGTTCTATTTTGCATGCTTATTTTGCATTGCTAACATAAGCCGTATAGCAAGAATACAAATATAACTGTTGTCAAAAGGGCCTCTTGGGACAGACTCCCAATAATACAGAATTatcttaaaggaagaaaaaaaaatccataactgTGAAAATCCTAGCCTTCTTATCTCTAACTCACTTTATgtcatgcttttcattttttctgcgtGTTACTTTTATATCAGGCTGCTATTGAAAGCAAACCAAGCTCTCTGAATCTTACAAATAACACTaataatagtttttaaatgtaatattctGGTATAATTTCctacaaaatatgaaaaaaaaagagtaaaattatttACTTCAAAATAGGCCTTCCACTCATCCATGAGCTTGGGATTGCGAGACCGGCAGTCGGCAACACTATAACAGAAATCATCTCTCTGTTCCTCTGGAGGCAATATTTCTATCTCGTACTGCAGTTGCCCAAAGAGACCAGCCTCCACTGCCCCCAGAAAGGGTATGACAGCCAGGTAGTAGTTCATACCTGtaacaataatttaaaaggaggaggttttaatcacaaatgaaagcaaatgaaaaattcaggCATAGAAAAATGAACATTCTCCCATACCAAATGCAACCGTTTTGAATTGCCACTGTGATACAACTCTGTTCAGCAGTTGGACATATGTACTGAAATGCACTAATGATGATATCTGTATAGTTTAGATGTGATTTGTAATATTCATTTATATATTGTCCTTTAATAGCCTTGCATGAACTGACAGTGTGCTGTATTTTGCAGGAAAGgacaaacaactgaaaaaagtTAGACCTTTATAGGTTGTCATGGACAGGATATCAAAAGTCTTTCAAATATTAGCTGCAAACTAAGTACAGAAAGACCAAGGGGTATTCCATGaatattgttttcattaaaatacctCTTCTATGCATCCTAggcatgtaagaaaaaaaaaggcaaatactagtgatattttactggaaaataataattttgcttttaaaaaagattttgctcACTGAAAACTTCCTGGAAATTACCTCAGTTggtttgtttatatttatttcaggATGATGGCTTCCTTTGGTCTGATCCAGAAGTTGGAGGAGTCAGACGCAGCATGTAGGAAAACCAGGTTCATTTCTCACCTGTGCTGGACCACATCTCCAGTGAGAGTGCCCATAGGGCTATTTGATATTCCTCATTTGAAAGGAGGATTTAAAATTCTCCTATTAATCGTGTCCTCTTTGTAGAAATAAAGCTTAAtaactttcagtgaagaagagcCTGGAGACCAGCTCTTCTCCCTCTTGGGTGGATACTCCCAAGCCATTGCGCTGAGAAGTCATTTGCTCGTGCTTGGTCTCAGGGCCACAGTCTGCCTACGTATCTTGTACGCAGTCCCAGCAGTGAGGACCAAAATCATCAAAACCTGACCACCTACCATGTACCCCTGTCCTACTCATGGGAAACCATTGTTCCACCTCCTCTTTGTGGGCCTAGTTGGGAATGCAGGAGGAAATGTATGAAGATCAAGGAAAAGTCCCAAGTGATGAGAAAACAGTGTTGCACTGGGAGTCATTGCTAAGCTCGGTCTTGCTTCTTGTTCACTATTTTCATGAGAAGTGTTGAAATCTGCATTTCACATCAGAAAGTACTTACATTCTTTTAAGTGGGCTTGCGTATATTACATATTTGTACCTGCTCGGGTGACTCAGAGGGCGGAAAACAATGCAGGAATGGAATGTACTGAGTATTATTCCAGGCAAAAAAGGCTGAAGTTCTTAAGCAGGGAGTGTCTCATACACCTTGTGGTCTATTAAATGTGAGTTTCTTGTTTAAGCTCATTCCTGGCTTCATAGGACCACTCATGCCAGAGAGGGCTGCCCTGAAGGCCAGTTGAAACCAGTTACATCCTCAGAACAATAGGAAACATTTCTGTGCAGTCTGAAAGACTTTTTGCATGTTCCTGCTGCAACAGGGTAAATCAAGGCTGAGCTTATACGTTTTCTGGAGGCAACAAAATTGGTATTAAGCAAATGTGCAGTGTTTAGAAGTAAGTGAAGAACAGGAATGCAAACACTGAGAAAGTAAAGGTGGTGGTTTCTATTCCAGGAATGCCCTCTGCTTGCACAGGGCTATGCAATGACACCTGTTACTTGTCACTGCATGGGACACCTTCCTATGGAGCACCTGCTGCTTGCCACCAACAGAGACGGGAAACTGAAGTTGGAGCGAGTATTACAGTGAGCTTTGGTTTTACtccaaaattgcattttaaatttactcTATGCTTATGCCTTTGTTCACTGAAGATATGTACATTTAATTGCTGGCTCACAGCCAGAACCTTCATTCAAAGGGCCTCTACAACAAAGTGCTTGtgtggcagggaagggagagtgCCGCTCACCGCAGCCTGCCAGCAGGTCTCTTGGAAAAGGGGACAACAGGGAAGCTGAGGGAGCAAGGGACAGAAGTGATGGAGGGAGAAGTGCTACAGGAAAAAGAACGTGAGGCTTTCTCTTCCCAAGCGAGGCAAAGAATATTGAAACTGGAGGACTTACAAGGTCATTTtactcccttaaaaaaaaaaaaaaaaaagaaagaaaaaatttccatCATTTTATTGCCTTTAGATATAATTAGTGATTGTAATCTATAGGTTGGTCttgtctttcttccctccctcccccccatctGTCCATTCCAtttctttaaagacagaagaTAAACTTCCTAAAAGAGTCAGAGTtccagtttcagaaaaaaaaagagtctctaaAAATATTGACTTTGTCTCAGATCAGagaaaaagggatttattttattaaaaacaatgtgTTCCTTCGGCTTTTGAAAAACGGAAACAAAAATGTCATTTGGGGGATTCAGTTTGGACTGGTTGAGATATGTTATTCAATTTGtgtaggaaaattaattaaatatttttgattaatcaaaagaaaatgtaactgtTTCTCATGGGTTTTCATGGGctctaaaaaaaatttataagaTGAACTCTAGAAATCTAGGTATGCGTTGTTTGAAGAGTCTGTTTGCATATGGACACTGGCTGTAAAAGTACCAGAGGGAAACAGGCTACACATATTCTTGCACTTGAGACAGAGCGTATTGTACTATCAGTGCTTTTTCTATTGATGCTATAAGTGTTATTCATTGGGCTGCCCTGTGCAACAATGAATGGATACCCTTGGGTTGCATCTGGCATTCCAgattccttcctttcctcttctgcaaagctcttAGCTAGAAGTGGATataactgtttatttttcctttctatgtAAAAACCGGGTTATAGTATCCTGTCTCACACACTGTTATTTCTCCCATGATCCTGGCAGTGGACTTACTTACCCTTATGTCCCACAGGAGGATAAGGTGCTCTGCCACATCTACCAGGAATGATGCCAACAGTGCATATGGCTAAGTTAGCTCACAGCTGGTCCTTCAGTAGAGTTTATGACTTTGCCTTTTCTCTGCATTGCCTAGTGCAAAGGTGGTTCCAAATTTGATGCCACCATCACTGAGATGGCattgcttcacagaatcacagaatggtaggggttggaagggccctctaaagatcatctaggtcaaTCCCCATGCTAAagctagaacaggttgcacagaatTGCATTTgcgtccagatgggttttgattatctccagagaaggagactccataacctctctggacagcctgttccagtgctctgtcaccctcaaagtaaagaagtttttcctcatgttctgATGGAACCTCCTGTTTGTCCATTGCCCCTTGACCTGTTGCTGGTCACcatgaaaagagcctggccccatcctctttaCACCCACCCTTTTGATATTTatgagcattgatgaggtcccctttcagtcttttcttctccaggctaagcagacccaggtctctcagcctttcctcataagagacaTGGTCCAGTCCCCTGATCTTCTTCATGggcctccactggactctctccagtaattCGCTGTCTGTCTTTAACTGgaaagcccagaactggacacagttgctccagatgtggcctcactagggcagagtagagggggaggatgacctccctcgacctctcggtcacactctttttaatgcaccccaggatgccattggcattcttggccacaagggcatgttgctggctcatggtcaacttgttgacCACCAGGACTCCTAGGTCTTCCGCAGAGCTggtttccagcaggtcaacccctaatcTGTACCGGatcatggggttattcctccctaggtacAGGGCCCTACACTTGCccgtgttgaacttcatggggttccTCTCCCTGCAACACTCTcactgtatggtggcacagccttctgctgtgtcagccgctcctcccagttttgtatcatcagcaaactttctgagggtacaccctgtcccctcatccaggtcattaatgaatatgttgaataagactgcacccagtactgacccctgaggaacaccactagttacaggcctccaactggactctgtgccgctgatcacaactctctgagctctgccattcagccagttctcaatccaccccactgtccatgcatctaacccacacttcgtaagcttacctatgaggatgttacagGAGACAGTGTAAAAAGCATTGCTAAAGTTGAggcagacaacagccacagctctcccctcatctacccagccagtcatgtcaccatagaaggctatcagatggCTTCCTGCAATGCACATTTGTTTAGGTGTAATGGATAGATCCATTCTCCTGTTACACCTATGATATACATTTTTACAAATGAAATTCTTGTGTCTCTCAGGCTAAGAGAAACCGTGTATTAACTCCAGTTCAATATGGCAACATATGAATGGCCTGAATTATCAAAAGTATCCAGGAATTTTGGATGTTTCCATTTTTGGGAAGATTTAATTATTTGGATGTGTATTGAGGATAAAATATTGAGGCAATACCGAGATAttgaggaaaacactgaaaacatcagGGGCATTGACACCGGAAATTCAGATCTTtgcacttctctctctctctgtcactGTCTTCAGTTTGTTGCTACTTACTggaataactaaaaaaaattaaacagaatttcAACCTACTAGAAGTCCAAAGCCAATACTAACGTGAACAGAAATTGTCTCATAGGTCATGTACACCAGGTCAAAGTATTAACTAAGTTTTAACTGAATACTTGAAAGTCTGCTGGATAAATGTCAGTGTATGAAGATAATGAAGTTATTTGGATAGCATGGGCAAAAAGCCTCCCTTTATTTCATTCCCTGTAGCCCACTGACCACAGTGAAGTTGTGAAGGTGCAACTGAAGGCATAAAAGTCCTGTCAGATGTGTATTACTGGGGGTGGTGCAAGAACCAAAGATTCCTCCTTGACATTCTCACACTAACTTTTAGTTCAAAGTATTAGCATCTAAACTGAACAGATGTGCTCTGAAGTAATTGAAAACTGTAATTTCTACAAATGCCTACAAATCTAGATACCCGTCATGGTGTTTCTCACacatttttacattcatttttgcaGTGTAAACATTTTAAAGCTGCAAATTTGCAAAATTCCTTCCTCAAATAAGTCATCAAAGTCAATTAACTTTCATTTACTCGCTCACACTTAGGCGTCTTGCTGCAaatttttgatggaaaattaTGTAGCACTGAAATTACTTTCTAATATAGAAGTCTAAGGGGAAGAAAGATTCTAAATTGCCTTATAGGACGCTTACCATGCTTTGGAGAACAGTAGTGTAATAGCATATACTTACAGGACCACCAGCTTCTTACAGATATGCACAGGAGGTCTCCATCTTCATAGCCACAGGAAGTCACACTGGAAGGATCTGCTAATCTGCCTGAATCAAATGAAATAATACACCAAATACTTCTCAATCTTTTTCACAGAAGAATTcccacagagatgaaaaaaatatacaggAGTAAAGCATGCAGAATTTTGCTCAGAGAAGCAGAACAATTACAGTTGTTTTGCTTCATAAACTACTGTTCCTAGAGTAGTTGAATTTCTCAGTCAATGCTTCATGCAGTGCATAGTAATTTGATTGTGCTTTACAGCTCGATTTATTCCTCGCTGTAAATATATTCTGAGAATTTACGGAACTGTCTGAAAGTAGGACATCACAGTGACATTTTTATGGAGATataaatacacatgcacatacgGA
This window encodes:
- the C3H6orf58 gene encoding protein LEG1 homolog, whose translation is MWPYFGTHALLIVTLTLIPATAAAQSENDATREDDYPPLWDRAPESLLDFLVKDNKIVINPWNYQERLGVYKNMLNSSAKYFTAFGSQNFGNILWGLPLQHGWQFRTGRLADPSSVTSCGYEDGDLLCISVRSWWSCMNYYLAVIPFLGAVEAGLFGQLQYEIEILPPEEQRDDFCYSVADCRSRNPKLMDEWKAYFEYLLSTEHKAGSPATFSSFKMDDALHLMWRAHVSSIAYALPKFQDRLKYLSDPEANFGEDWANAVDFIAATHFSTDLQTTNEFQSFLPQRMLTEGDVLPSISDFSPQQNRVLLSMRALHKVNQLTGGLLLKLWQKAMSTEAGRKLGRKLIEDLASSQKFDPVGIYNDMKGADLTAFSFLEKKQF